In the genome of Lysobacter sp. 5GHs7-4, the window ACGGGCGCTGGCATGGCGGCGGAGCCGGCCCTCATCGGTCAGATCCTGATCGGCGTGAATTTGATCGCAGCGACGCTCATCGGCCCGAGGCGGGTTGGCGCGACGCTCATGCGCACGATCCCGACCATCCGCACATCGCCAGTCCAGATCCTCACCCGCACGCAACCGATCCCTTCGCCGCGCCCGCGCCCGGCGCAGCATCAACGACCGATCCGGGCGGCCTTCATCCGATCCGCGACGTCGCACCCGGCCCGCTTTCGTCGGAACCCGCGCCGCTGTATCGCGCCGACGACGATCCGCCGCCGCCCTCGCCGCTGCTGTCGTTCGCGCGCCGGCTGTGGCCGTGGCTGTTGTTGTTCGCGTTCCTGTCGGCGCTGGCCTGGTGGCTGCGCGTTTGAACGCGTCGCACGCCGCATGCGCGCGACTTAAGCCGCAATCGCGGCGCGACGCAGTTCACACTATCGACATGGCGTTCGCACGCGAGCGCGAATGCCGCATGCACGCACCGCTCGCCTGTTCGCGTTTGTGAAGAACGACGTTTTTCGCTGCGAATTCAGAGTCGTCGCGCATTTGTGCATTGCGAACGCATCCACGTTACATGCGGCGTTACATACGCATGCCTCGTCGACGCATGCTTTAGTCGTAGAGCGTGCCACTTGCGCAGCTCGCAAAGCTTGAATTAGCTTGCAATGGACGCGCCTGCAGGGGGTCGCGTCGGGATCGAACCAGCACGGATGCTGAGTCGCTGCGCTGTGCGCGCGACCGCGGCGGACCGCGTCGGTTCTACACACAGGGGGCCTCTGCATGCGACTGGATTCATCCAGCCTTCCCACGTCTTTCCGCGGCGGCGAGCGCAGTGCGCGCGCCAACGCTTCCCGAATCGAATGCGCATCCGCGCGTGGCGACGTTGCGCGCTCGCGCAGCTCGAACCCCACTCTCTCCGCCAACGCACTGTTCGCGACCGTCGCAACCACAGCGACGCGCCTGCGCGATCCTGCATCCCGCTCGGAAGCGCCCTCGTCCTTCCGACACGTTGTCACCCCCATTACCGCGACTGCGCGATGCCCCGGACGGGCGCACGCGCGCAGCTTGCGTACCGAAGTCCCGCGGCGAGGAAAGATGTCATAGCCGCGGACCAGCGCCCGACGCTATCAGGGGATGCGTCGGGGATCATGAGCTACGAAATCAAGGATGTTTGTCATGACTCGCAAAGTACGTTCAATGAAATGGACCGCACTGGCCATCGCCACCGCGATCGTGGTCGCTCCGGCGGCCTACTCCGGCGGCAAGCTGCCGACGGCCAACAAGACCAAGGTTTCGACCTTGTCCCCGCAAGCGGCGAAGG includes:
- a CDS encoding YidB family protein, translating into MFEHLLDQVASRHGLSPDQGRRLLAAWLERIFDPARGGTAGFVQAFREQGLAELAESWIAPGPNRPLTADQLERVFGEGEIAALARALALPAAAVASASAAILPEAVDTLGEDGRWHGGGAGPHRSDPDRREFDRSDAHRPEAGWRDAHAHDPDHPHIASPDPHPHATDPFAAPAPGAASTTDPGGLHPIRDVAPGPLSSEPAPLYRADDDPPPPSPLLSFARRLWPWLLLFAFLSALAWWLRV